The sequence below is a genomic window from Agrobacterium tumefaciens.
CGGGTTCGAGTCGATGGTAAGCATGCAAGTGAAAGGCCTTCACGCGATCAGTTTCCCAATTCTGGATACTCGCAACCGAGCCATGGCTGCCCTGACCGTTCCTTATGCTGACCGCCTTGAGCAATCAGGAAGCAAATCCATCGCAGACGCAGAGGTAGCTTTAGGGCGTGCGGCCAAGACGTTGTCTGAACGAATGGGTTGGCGCGAAGGTGTTAGTAACGTTGAGATATTAGGGCTGGGCGAGGCGGGGGCTGATGATACACCGCGCCGTCGGCGACGTGCAAAGTTGGGTAACGTCTCCGATACCGTTAGACAGCGGTCATAACGGCGTGCGGTGGATGAAAAGCTATGGAGAGAGTATTTGCCCAGAGCGGTAAGCAACGTACGTCAAGGTGAGCCTCCGGCAAACCCGGCGCGGTTCATATTAAAGGTCGATGGTTGAACAGAAAACAAAACCTGATCGCCAGTGTATGGAATTTCCAGTGTAACCTTCATACCAGGTACGGACTGGCTTCGACCACGTTCAAGGCCGTACATAAAGCCCGATACCTTCACCTGAGCCTCCGACTGGTCTACAGCCGCATTGTGAACGTCCAACTCGGGTACGCTTATGACGAACTTATCAAAGATGTAGTTCACCAAATCTTCTATGGAGGCATTCAATATGCGCCCCTCAGGAATCGTAGCGATTTCCGTGGTGACCAACTTACTTTGGGCTTCTCGAACCTGATATGAACTAACTTTGCAAAATAGGGGTTCTGGTTCGGTGTAACGCGCCATGCCTGCCATTCCTCATCGAGATTTACGATTCAGTCACAGGGCCACCTCACTCGATTTGCAACAAGCTTGCAAGTTTAGGGCGAGTATATTGGAATGGAGTTTTGAAAAAAGGCTTTGCGAAGCGCACGACTGTAGGGTTTCGCTCGACCTGACAGATAGAAGGAGAATTCATAGATTTGTGTAGCGAAACTAGGATGCCCCGCTACACGAGATCTCGTTAGGCTGGCAAACCGCCGTCGATCATGAACGTTGCCGAAGTGACATATGAGGCCTCCTCAGAAGCCAGCCACAGCATCGGATTTGCAAGCTCTGCCGGTTCCGCCCATCTCTTGAGTGCGCAAGGTGGCACGAGATCATCAACTGCTTTCTCTCCCATCCTTTTGAGATGGAAAATGGTCCGAGTAAATCCGGGGCAAATTGAGTTCACGCGGATGTTGTGTTCGGCTTCTTCGAACGCGAGTGTTCGCGTCAAAGCAAGGACACCAGCCTTTGTGGCATCATACGCCCCCATACCTTTGCGGCCGTACATGGCATAAGTAGACGATACGTTGACAATGCTGCCGTTTTTGGCTTCGCGCATATGTGGAATGACTGCACGGGACATCGACACAAAGCTGAGAAGATTGACGCGAACGATCTCGTCCCAAAGCTCCCAGGGTGCGTCCGCTACGGCTTCGTAGCGTCTGATTCCAACATTGTTCACGAGCACGGTTGTGGGCCCGAGTTTTTCCGTGACCAGCGCGACGGATCTTTCGGCCTCTGTCTCGACGCCGAGGTCTGCCCCAATTCCGATAATCTCTGCGCCGGGAACTTGAGTGCGAATATCTTCAGCTGCCTTCTCGGCTGCTTCAGCACTGATATCGACGAGCGCTACTTTTGCGCCTTCCGCACAAAAAATCTTTCCAGCAGCAGAGCCTATGCCGCCGCCACCGCCGGTGATGACAGCTACCTTGTTCTCTAATCGATTGCCCATTGTGTTCCTCCATGATTGAGCTGATGTTGAGAGCACCGCCAGGACTTTCCGCCTCCTGCGAGAAAGCCGACGTTGTCGGTTATGAAGCGCTAACAGCGGCTCCTGTTTCCTCGAAATCCCTTGCCTCAGCGATGCTGAAGCCAAGTTCTCCGAGAATGTCCTGAGTGTTCCACCCAAGAGGTTGGGCGAAGATCCCAGTCGACGGATATTCGTCGTCGCAACGAATTGTCGAACGAATCACTGTGGTACTGCCTTCCTTGGGGTGAACCTCTTGCGAGAGAAGTCCGACTGCCTGGATGTGTGGATCAGCCACGAGTGTCTCTGTCGTGTGGCAAGGCATGGCCGCAATGTCGGCATCCTGGAAGATCTGTAGCCATTGAGCTGTCGTTTTATCGGAGAGTGCAGCTCCGCGGACTTCAAACCACGCATCGACGTTCAACGCGCGAGCTGAGACGGTTGCGAATCTTTCATCATCAAGAAGCTGATCGCGGCCTACAGCTTTCAGGAAAGCCTTGACCTGCGGGTCGGTATTGATGGTCACCGATATCCATCCGTCTGCAGTTTTAAGCGGATGGTTGTTCGGGTTCAGAAGGCGACGATCTCCAACTGGTCCCACTGGAGGATCAAACGTCGCCTGAGCCAAGTGCTCCTGGAGAACAAATGCCGCCATTGTTTCGAACATAGGTATCTCAATGGAAGATCCACCGTTTCCAGCGTTTCGCTTGAGGACCGCAGCGAGAATTGCACCGGCAGCGATCTCGCCAACAATATGGTCGCAAACAACCAATGGCACATAGGATGGACTACCGTCGCGTGCCTGGAAAAGTCCAGCAATCCCGGATGCGCCTTGGATAACGCTGTCGTATGTTGGCCTGCCAGAGTAGGGGCCATCCGTTCCATAGCCTGTGATGAGGCAATGTATCTTATTTGGATAGGTATCTCTTATTGAAGCCGCGTCTAGGCCCAGCCGTTGAAGCGCCTGTGGGCGCATGTTGGCAACGACCACGTCGGACCACTCAATGAGCTTCTTTATAATCTTATCTGCGCCTGGCTTTTTAAGATTAAGGCCGATGTTACGCTTACCTCGGTTGAGATGAAGGTAAGTTCCCGAATGCTTCCCGGTGGGCGACATGCCTCCCAACCCGCGCATTAGATCGCCTTCGGGCGACTCGACCTTGATAACCTCGGCTCCATACTGCGCAAGACGCCAGGTGCATGTTGGACCAACAACAACGCTCGTGAAATCGAGTATGCGCAGACCGTTCAAAAGGGAATTATTCACTTGTAACCTCCGCCCGGGCGATGTCGGGCAACGCGCTCCAATCGCCACCTGAAGTACAGGCGTCGATGTCACCGCTTAATTTGTGATCCTCCGGAGCCGCTCTTTGACCGCTCCCACGTTGATGTTCTCCTCGTCAACGTCCTCGGATACTGTTTAATATCATATTTGATGTCAAGCAATCAGATGTGAAATTTAATTTGCATCTAGATTCCGTAGGTGAACTATTGACATCATATGTGAAATGATAATGATCGCTGCGAGGCGAGGAATGGAGGACTACATGTTGATGAGAGACAAGGTTTGCGCGATCACAGGCGCAGCATCTCCTCATGGAATTGGGCGCGCGACTGCTCAACTGGTTGCACAAAATGGAGGAAAGCTGGTCATCCTAGATGTCAGCGACAGCATTCATAAAGCTTGTGCTGATCTCCAGAAGGAATTCCCGAATTCCGAAATCGTTGCTGTACAGACGGACATCTCGTCCCGAAGCGACTGTAAGCTTGCAATTGAAGTTGTTCTTGAGAGATTTGGGCGAGTCGACGCACTCATTCACTGTGCTGGCGTCATGCGCGCCGCAAAATTCGAAGAGATATCCGAACAGGATTTGACAGATGTGCTGTCGGTGAACTTGGCAGGGACATTTAATATCGTCGGTGCGTTTTCACCGTCGATGATCGCTCAGGGTAGCGGTTCTATTGTCAATGTATCATCGGTCGCGGCACAGCGGGGAGGCGGGCTTTTCGGGGGATCACATTACGCGGCCTCTAAAGGCGGTGTCTTGAGCTTCACTCGGACGCTTGCAAGGGAGTTTGGTGCGTCTGGTGTACGCGTCAACGCAGTTTGCCCCTCCCTAATCGAGACTGACTTCGTCGCGTCAGCCATCACACCTGAACGACTTCGCGAGCTTTCAACGGCAATTCCATTGGGACGTCCTGGGCGTCCTTCCGAAGTGGCGGGAGCATGCATGTTCCTTGCCTCTGATTTGTCGACGTACATCACCGGGGCAACCATCGATGTGAACGGTGGCATTCACATCCACTGATTACCAAAGCCAAAGCACGAGAAGTGCGCAAGCCTATATATGGAGGAAACCATGGCAACTCATTTTCACCACGTAAACTTCACCGCGAAAGATGTTTCGGATCTCGAAAACTTCTACAAAGACGTTCTAGAGCTGCAGCAGACATATTACGGCGGTCACGACGCTGACGACCAGATTAAGGACCGCGGATATGGTGGTCACGTGACCTTCCTCACCGACGGTTCCACTGAAATGCACCTGGCC
It includes:
- a CDS encoding SDR family NAD(P)-dependent oxidoreductase gives rise to the protein MGNRLENKVAVITGGGGGIGSAAGKIFCAEGAKVALVDISAEAAEKAAEDIRTQVPGAEIIGIGADLGVETEAERSVALVTEKLGPTTVLVNNVGIRRYEAVADAPWELWDEIVRVNLLSFVSMSRAVIPHMREAKNGSIVNVSSTYAMYGRKGMGAYDATKAGVLALTRTLAFEEAEHNIRVNSICPGFTRTIFHLKRMGEKAVDDLVPPCALKRWAEPAELANPMLWLASEEASYVTSATFMIDGGLPA
- a CDS encoding CaiB/BaiF CoA transferase family protein codes for the protein MNNSLLNGLRILDFTSVVVGPTCTWRLAQYGAEVIKVESPEGDLMRGLGGMSPTGKHSGTYLHLNRGKRNIGLNLKKPGADKIIKKLIEWSDVVVANMRPQALQRLGLDAASIRDTYPNKIHCLITGYGTDGPYSGRPTYDSVIQGASGIAGLFQARDGSPSYVPLVVCDHIVGEIAAGAILAAVLKRNAGNGGSSIEIPMFETMAAFVLQEHLAQATFDPPVGPVGDRRLLNPNNHPLKTADGWISVTINTDPQVKAFLKAVGRDQLLDDERFATVSARALNVDAWFEVRGAALSDKTTAQWLQIFQDADIAAMPCHTTETLVADPHIQAVGLLSQEVHPKEGSTTVIRSTIRCDDEYPSTGIFAQPLGWNTQDILGELGFSIAEARDFEETGAAVSAS
- a CDS encoding SDR family NAD(P)-dependent oxidoreductase; translation: MLMRDKVCAITGAASPHGIGRATAQLVAQNGGKLVILDVSDSIHKACADLQKEFPNSEIVAVQTDISSRSDCKLAIEVVLERFGRVDALIHCAGVMRAAKFEEISEQDLTDVLSVNLAGTFNIVGAFSPSMIAQGSGSIVNVSSVAAQRGGGLFGGSHYAASKGGVLSFTRTLAREFGASGVRVNAVCPSLIETDFVASAITPERLRELSTAIPLGRPGRPSEVAGACMFLASDLSTYITGATIDVNGGIHIH